TGTTAGTTTTCTTCTAACAGCTGCCAGAACTGCCGCCGGCCCGGCCGCTCGTGACAGACACAACGCCGCACGTATCTGACTCTCTTCTGTATTGTTAATGTTTGATTCCTGttacaaatatcaaatttataaggcatttttccattattttatatatacataaaaattatactggTTCATAAGGAAGCTTAATGTGTATATAGggtgtttgtttgttgatacAGAATTGACAAAATtagaatcttttaaatttgattattataagaaacaacattaaaatattgttatcacCTCAAAAATGTCAGGTTCAAATATCAGTTCCACCAAATGATGAAGGGCTATACGTTGTAACAGCGCATGTGGGAGAGCCGCTGGTGGGGTTTCTTTTGAGAGTCTGGATATTAGTGAGGGTAGTATCATTCTTATACAGTCGGAACTAGCTGAGCGTACTACCGCGCATATAGCGCCCTCTGCTGGAGCACGGGATGCTGGCACCttagtaatattgaaattatagatAAGACTAGCTGCCTCGTCACCTCAGACAGATGAAATagtcattgttttattgtttacgttaataaaaataaaaatatattctaaaagcCAACGAGGTTACCTAACACTACACAAGCTGCCTGTAATGCCTGTAAAATTTCTACCAAATCTGTCTAGCAGTTTCAGAGATTAGCCGTAACAAACAGGAAAACAAATAGACAAATatggaaaaaattaagtacatGTAGCTTATATGATAAGCCTTAAACATTAGTGAATTGCGTTTATCTGACAAATACAAGcagcaattttaattacatttacctGTACCTATTTATTCACGAGTTAAGTTTTGAGTGTTAAATATATGGGACAGAAACTAAACAGCtgacaattttaaacttacgAATGTTACAGAGTaagaataaagaataaaaaaaaatgcaagtaGGTttgtattcttaatataaaaagattaaaaaacatatgtatttttgttcgTTTTAGTAACACGTCTAGAGCCCTGCAtggtacattatttttatgtactaaTCAAATTATCATACGCTATATCCATATAAGTGGTGTATTACACGTTCAATTCTAGTTGCGCTATCATCTTCCggttatataattagttatttattacataaatagttgataaattttataccataCCTCGTCAGTTAGCGCCCACATGTGTTGTACCAATGACATAGCCGCTGGCTCTACTCTTTTCACATTTTCTTCATTCAACAACGTGCTGTGGAGTTGATCTGTAGCTTTCACAGCAGCTATCCAGTTTtcctgttaaatttaaaacttacgcATTATTGCTGAATAGAATGAAATTGATGAtagttgaattaaaaactatgataCAAAGTTTTCAGTTTTCTATGTagaaaacttaaaactttCCGTATGCCGTATGACGTTTTACTGATGTGGTGTTAAGGACTAAGGGTGCAGTAAAGAACTTCATCATCGTGAAAAACAATCGATAGAATATCTAATACttcattaactttatatataatatttttgtaagagAATCACGAAAGCAAAAACATATTACATGAACATATCAACTTTTTTgaagttgtttattaaaaatggtaATGCAAACACaagattgataataaatatatacgaaacATACAATGAGTGTGTAGGTGTATGCACTGAGccttaatataagtatatatgtgaaagtttaacacaaaaacaatagaaaattCATTAAACAGTCTGTttcaattatagaaaattaggTCAATGTTGTTTTTTGTCTGTTATCAGAAAATCTTGGGCTATCGtacggattttatttttgtgtaaaacgGTTTTGGTCCTAACAGTGGAATAGAGGTCATGGTTTGGATTGCTTTACATATTCATCAGACCCaaggtaaaatataattaagggaGAAATGCTAATGTTAACCGAAGTAGGTTATTAGATTAAACCTTTTAGTGGCATTTCATAGTTATTCCTTTggtatatttatgaaattacaaaataacatgttgttgtaacttatattttatttcgcttgccatataagaatttaataaggGCAGTCAATGACCAggcacttttatataaatcaatgaaaactaacattacttatattgaaattagaaTCAGATGTTTTAGtacagaaatttattaaatatgtatgtgaaacgattttaattttaccgtATTATGTAACTGATCGATGGTATGTCGAGGGAGTATGTTCAGATCCTCCCAGTCGTAGTGTCTTCTTAGCAACGATAGCGGCCGCGGCGATAACAACTCAAAGTCTGGAGCAGTTGCTAGCAGATTCATGACAAACctggtatatatatagatattatatgaGCAAAATATAAACGTCCGTAAGCTATCCAAACCCAATGAATTTGTTTAGACATTAAACTTGAAATATGGTTGAATTATCGTAAAAAATTGCATACataggtatttataattcgttagtagtatttaatatgatttacaGTTCAGATAGTTTTCTATGGAGTATTTACTTTAAGTAGAACGCATGTTACAAGCATGCTTATTGATCCCAGCCGTAGTCTAAGGAATTCCCCAGACTCGAcgttttttttgattttaataaaaagtaccagtgggtaacaataaaatgataataagatttaataaaaaaaaaacaatacgtGAATGATGAGATTTCAAACACATTTTGTccatatcataaaattttgtatatttaaaaaatattcacataccCATCGCGAGTAAAACTCACACGAGCGTGATTTCTACGCGGAGACGGAGTTGGACTTCTCTGTAAGTTGTGAATAACTTCTATTTCTCTGTGCGTCTCAACTGGACTTTGCAATTTCTCTGGAGATCTAACTTCCGTCAAGGTTAATGCGAAACctgatttttcttttactttacCATCCAAACCATTTTTGTTGCTAAAATAGTCATACAATTCACTGAGGGATTTAGATTTCTCCTTAACTCTATTGTTTTGTGTGTTTTTCTTTTGTgatttattagatataacCGGTAGTGGGATACCACTTCTCTTGGAATTCATGCGATCTTTTCGTTCTTGTATATCactcgttttattatttatagccGCCTCTGGCTTTTGCTTTTCTATGTTTGGTTTACTTGATGCATTTCCTGTTATATTGTGATTGATGTCTTCTTCGCTGTTAATTAAGTTGTCACTGTCTGGAGTCCTGATTTTGATACTCTCACCACCAAAACgcactttttttataacaacatcaGAATCTTCTTCCGAGTCTTCGTCACTGTACCTTAACATTACGCGATCAGAACTGTCAGAGTCATCTTCACTGGCTGTATTTTTATCGAGCCCTGTATCATTTTGTTCTAAGACTGTCATTGTGATAGCCGTATCcgaattaaatttgatttccgTTTCTATTATCACTTTagcataattgtttttttggaaGGGTATTCTATAGGAATCATCTGATGCTGAGTCTGTTGAAAGATATATGGGACTCGTATGGGGATTGTTGAAAATCCTATTTAAGTGAACAAAAGGCTGGTTGCTTTTTCTTGTGGGATAATAAACATCTTCTGAATCTTCATCATAATTagcacataaataattaaacctcTCTTGGATTCTTGAGTCTAATTGCGAAAATAGTGCCAGATGCTGTCGTTGGTCACATATCCTTCGTAATTTCATCAATGATCTGAGAGCAGCATCCTTATGTAAACTATCAAAAAGTTTTTCCCCTACTATTTGTAATATTGGAAATAGGTCTAAATTTGGTTGTCTTCTATACAGTATGCTTATAACAGACGGTATTGATAATATCAAACCGGTAACAATATTCATTTTGGTATCAAAATCAGTCGAATACGGTCTTATGTTATTGTAGGAAAACTTATCTATTATCGCTCGAGCGGCGCATTCTGGGTCCTCGCAATGCGAACAGAAAACTTTGAGCGCATCCAACGCTGCTTTCCTTACATTAGGAGAGGGATGACCCAAGTTATCAATGACTTGGTCGAACGGGAATGATAACGCGTTTCCAGATAAAGGTAATAAATCGGCGAGGACTCGAAGCGCGTGCAATCGAACCTCCCACTCGGGATGAGACAGGCGGTCTTTAATAGCTATATACAGGAGTTGTACGTCTAGATCTGGGGGTAACGCTCGGGCTCTTAACACTCGGTCCCATAGAGGAGCGAGTGGAGGCGGCGGCTGTTCCGGTAGTTGCATGGTGTACTGCCGCGCCGCCGACTCACAACTGGGTTAATGATCGCTCAGACACGCCACCCCTGACCAATCGATGAATACACACATAGCGTTGTATCTGACCGcgcttattataaaaacttaagaaGGATATGTTAcaacaattacatttaattgataaatatattaaatttataagaattatgatttgtttatattatttaactcatACAAGTGGTTATGTAAAGACAAATGTTGCTAATCTTTAACGTCAGATAAGTGTCgacaaagatattatattgacACTATGATGCGTTTgtaactatttttgttttattattttattacccaCCCATATTTAgtgataaaactttatattataaaataatactgttgtaacattgttataacaattttaatattttaattaaatgaatatctaAATGTagccttaaaaatatatttgttaaagagacaaaataaagattctttttttatttaactataatttaagcATCAAATCAGATAATACttcaaatattcaaatattttttattcctgaattttattatttttttcgaattTATGTTAGGGTTgtggttaataaaatataatgttgtaattttatctcccaattgttttattattattttatccttGTGTTTTTTtcacaacaatattataacgaCACATGTCTTAATATAAACTTGCaatgttttaacattatttacaaaaaggATCAACTGTCGTGTGACAGTTACAAACTTAATCTTActtccaaaaataaaatagggaagtttatattattgctATTGTCTAAAATTGTTCCATTCAAAACCGTGTATTCATAGATTCGGAGTTCTCTTTACTATTTTCATTCTGTTTTTTTCTTTCGCTCAAAGACTTATCATAAATCTGTTCTATGGTGTCTATGAGAGGAGCGCCCTTTGTCTCCGGAGTGAAAATGAGGAGTACACTTGATATAACTGCCGAACTGGCGAACAGTATTGACGACAACAGCGGAGtctgaaacaaattaattattgattatttgtcTTTCATGTATGTTTACGTCCTCAAGCATTTTAATGCTTTCACTAGCTGTGGGCGTTTATTAAATACGACCTACTTTAAGATGTAACTTGTCtaattttcgtttttatataaaacaagtctgaaaattttaattttaaatatcctgCAAGTAAATCCGGAAATACGtctaattctatttaaactaCAAAACGGTGTCAGACGTATTATTATAGTAACtttatgaaagttttaaagaacattttttacttttgtattCAAACAAATTACACACATTACTCACACgcactatatgtatatatatgtattatgttgAAGCGTAACAGTTACATGAGttcatttctttgtatttgcggaattcttgaaatttttctctccaaaattttctataattttttagttgtcagaagtttaaaaacatcTGAATCACCTTATTACTCCTAATTCCAGTCGTagctacattttaaaacattcttaaTATCATAATCTACGTTTTCTTACCAGGAGTGGGGTGAGCGGCGCTAACATATTTCCGAGACAGGCTGCCAGGGTACATAAACCAATCAACGATCCCCTTACACTCGTGGGGAACAGCTCCATGGAATAGGTTAAGGTGCCAGTATAGCAAGCTGCTGTTACTAATTTTCCAACAAGGAATAGGCAGATTTTCAGCCATGCGTGCTCTGAAAAAGAAATTAGTAGTTGAAGAGAGGACTCTTTGGattgaatatttatcatattattccTACAGGCTTACCATTTGATACGTATCCAGAAGCAACACATGATATTCCACATAAAAGAAAGCCGACCATTAACGGTAACTTTCTgccaattttattcattaaaaacaaagatatCAATTCTCCTGGAAATGACATGACGGCTGCTAATAGGAAGTTTGTGTATTTATCGCCTGGCAACACTACAGAATTAATGAGTAGTCCATAATAAACGAAACTAACAGTAAACCTGCAGAAGGATGAGACTAACACCCACAACAATAACTTTTTACactgatatatttgttttaagccTTGTTTTTTTGTTGAGTCCCCATAACTGTATAGAGCTTTAAGTTTTTCgttgtcaatattatttaattcgtcCTCATCAACGTTGAGTTTGTTCATCCTCaccatatttttcaatatttctctGGCTTCGTCAATTCTGTCTTTAATAATGAGCCATCTAGGGCTTTCATGTATCgaaataaagtaaaagaaGAATAATAGAGAGGGCGTACAGATTATCTGGATGAGTGATTTCCAATATGGTACTGCCATTCCAATCAATGCGAATATAGCTTCTCCCATGTATACGGCATACGCAAATACTACTCCAGCCAGTAATCGCTGATCACTACCAGCTATTTCAAGCACTGAAAatgataaagattttttgtaaactttgcgacagttaaattattaaatataagacatcataaaaaataatttgcaaaataaatagaaatgtcTCATCTTCGATGTAAAAGGTAGGAATAAAAGATGAAGCACTCACTCAAGACACCCCCGCTCGTGTAAACTCCTCCACAAATAAGTGCTTCTATGAACTCTATGCTAacatatgtattgtaattCGGAGCTAGGGTTTTGAAATTCCCTATAATGCATCCAATAGCACAAATAACAGTTGTAAATTTACGGCCATAActgaaaagaatattaaaaaaaacattgttcttattttaatctaaactCTTATTTTGAACTCTATATTTAACTCTATGTTTGTGAAATGTGACGTGTTTATTTTGATctgttacttaaatattgtgaatataAAAGTGCTGATATGATAAGAATCGATCGTTTTGTATCAGTTAATAAGAGTGAACATCTTGTTGCTTCGTCCTTGATTGGTTTCCATTAAGATTCACTTACACTCGTTCATACATTTGTTTTGATTACGCTATCAGAGTAATCAAAACAAATAGAAGGCTTGAGAAACGAGGTTGATTGCCCTTAAgccatatattataacaaaattaaaaagttttaatggtttttaatAATGGAAATTGTCTAGTTTCAAGAGCTATGTCTGCAATAGTTTATAcggaagtttttaaaaaagtgaCGCTGTTTTGCAAAAACCCAATTATCATCTAGAATAAACATTAGCAATGCtgttaaatagatatattaatataataatatattaatatattaaaaaggaatATTCTATCAATATACTCTGTTTCAAggtttcctttaaaaattcGGGCTTGCCATGTTCGAATGGAAAAAATGAAACTTGCTTACATGTCTGCTAACCATCCGGCAGCCATTTCTGCTAAAGCCATACCGATGTTGTGAATGGTGCCAACCATGGTCCTCTTCCACGGTTGGCATGCTAAATCATactaaaatgatattatgCTTATcagaaaatcattataatttaaaaaatatattaaaaagaatcaTTTATACTTCAATCGCAAGACGAGTGTAATTTCAAACGGTTTGAATAATcgttagattattttaaaaaattagtaaatataaatcaccTCTGATATAATAGTGTCATGATTCTCGTATATCCAGTCCGTACATTTTTCTCTGGATCCAGCAAAACTGTCGTTGGTACATAATACATCGTCCAAAGTCTGATTGAGGACAGGTTTGGAGCACTCATCCACACTCGCTGGCCACCACGTAACAttgtatgtagaatttaaTGAATCACATTCTGGTACGCGACATCTTTAATGtagataataatgtttattaatgatattaaatactttttgtatgGAAGCGGtttatttacttgtaataacaatgttatacAGTGggtttaaatgtatgtttaaaagTTGTTTGTGAATGAACACGCTTTAAGCGAATGACTAAAAATGTTGtcgtcaatatatatatatatatatgtatatatattgtttttctcCCAGAGAACCAAATATTAGTTGGTTTtggagtttttaaattaaggtagaagtttaatattttctaagatCGGTatgttaaatatgaaatatttaaacttaggAGCAAAGATAAAGTGAGTTTCAAactttattgctttttttaatgcaaactCCTctcagttaataataaatcaatttgcATTATGTCCTTCCTTCACCAttagtacatattatatgCATTCCATTTGAATATATCGGtgcaaacaatatatatttgttcatatACTCCTATATACATAATACCATTTAGATTCAAAAAGTAGTCGATTCTAaaagaactttaatttttttttatttaaaatcacattacatatattttttaaactcacCTATAATTCACTTCACCTgccacaaatatataatttacattaatcaTAGCCACAACAAGAGCCGGTAAACTGGCATAGAAATACTGTAACATTTGGTATTTAccaaatttttctaatatatctGCAACATTTGTTACTTCTGTGTTATCcttcattgttatttaattaagttttattcacTATGAAATGTCAGCCACAGCACGAtccttcttattttttttataatccacACACGCCGCGACGGCAAAATAGCGGACTAATGGAGAAGCAGAAACGCTGTGGGCCCGTACTAAATGACAACTATTATAAAGGAGGGGCCAAGTTTGAAAAGCGTTATCTAATAacatttgtttgtatgtatattatgtcGTAGGAGAGTAGTTAAAtaagctatttaaatataattttggcGAATTAGAATCTTAGGTTCATAAGGGATTAAAAGAGAATGATACAGTAAGCTGCAAACATTtccaacaatatatatatatatatatatatatatggtaacGATCCTACTGGTTCTTTtttaagtaagtttttttttttattaaattctttaaaaaatataattgcatcCTTTAGAATGTGCACATGTTttgatttaatgtaataaaatacacgtgctggtgtattatatatgtaggtattcATTCGCTATGGTAACGAGAGATCTGTGatcaaatttaattctgtATGTGTATTGTAATATGCTTAGAAagctttaattaaagtatGACAGAACATCTACTGGACTTGAAGcggctttaaatttttaactaccTCTTTGGGTTTTGTAAAGCTATTTTCACATTCTGAGCTCAAAATTTTATGAGGTCATAATACGTATATCGTGAAtgttttctttctttaatactaatttcatagaaaaatgatttaagaaataattattaacataatccAGGAACGAATACGGATTTATtatgaagttttatatttactaaacagCATAATGCTGCAACCAAATGTGGAAGTAAAAAGAAGGGCCCCCTTAAAAGAAACAAGAAAACGTATAAGAAGAAAGAAAAGTCTCAAAGAATTTAACGTCTCCTTTGGATATTCTAACGTTGTAACAAAAGAACGGCAGAAAGGCGTCGACTGtttgacatataaattatttagaagcTGTGTtaacaagtattttaatagatcCAGTTCTGAGATCCCCACAGAAGATATTGACAATAAAAAGCATACACATTGAAATATGACATTtgaatataagaattaataaatatttgcagtacgatatatttttatattaaaacaatttatttttaattgattgctGTTGCAAACTAAGCAATCGCTATTGTTATGAACCGAGTCATGCTTACGATGTGTTTTATATTGCGTCATATACCTACTTTTTGGaagtaactttaaataaataacaacgtATAGAAAGGAAGAAAATCTTAGAATATAACAAAGTGGTATATCTGTTAGTTAACcttgaaagtatttttattaattatttggaaTTGACTTCAATTGACTTGAATTCGGCGTGT
The genomic region above belongs to Danaus plexippus chromosome 4, MEX_DaPlex, whole genome shotgun sequence and contains:
- the LOC116768505 gene encoding solute carrier family 22 member 3-like, with product MKDNTEVTNVADILEKFGKYQMLQYFYASLPALVVAMINVNYIFVAGEVNYRCRVPECDSLNSTYNVTWWPASVDECSKPVLNQTLDDVLCTNDSFAGSREKCTDWIYENHDTIISEYDLACQPWKRTMVGTIHNIGMALAEMAAGWLADIYGRKFTTVICAIGCIIGNFKTLAPNYNTYVSIEFIEALICGGVYTSGGVLMLEIAGSDQRLLAGVVFAYAVYMGEAIFALIGMAVPYWKSLIQIICTPSLLFFFYFISIHESPRWLIIKDRIDEAREILKNMVRMNKLNVDEDELNNIDNEKLKALYSYGDSTKKQGLKQIYQCKKLLLWVLVSSFCRFTVSFVYYGLLINSVVLPGDKYTNFLLAAVMSFPGELISLFLMNKIGRKLPLMVGFLLCGISCVASGYVSNEHAWLKICLFLVGKLVTAACYTGTLTYSMELFPTSVRGSLIGLCTLAACLGNMLAPLTPLLTPLLSSILFASSAVISSVLLIFTPETKGAPLIDTIEQIYDKSLSERKKQNENSKENSESMNTRF
- the LOC116768741 gene encoding uncharacterized protein LOC116768741, with protein sequence MQLPEQPPPPLAPLWDRVLRARALPPDLDVQLLYIAIKDRLSHPEWEVRLHALRVLADLLPLSGNALSFPFDQVIDNLGHPSPNVRKAALDALKVFCSHCEDPECAARAIIDKFSYNNIRPYSTDFDTKMNIVTGLILSIPSVISILYRRQPNLDLFPILQIVGEKLFDSLHKDAALRSLMKLRRICDQRQHLALFSQLDSRIQERFNYLCANYDEDSEDVYYPTRKSNQPFVHLNRIFNNPHTSPIYLSTDSASDDSYRIPFQKNNYAKVIIETEIKFNSDTAITMTVLEQNDTGLDKNTASEDDSDSSDRVMLRYSDEDSEEDSDVVIKKVRFGGESIKIRTPDSDNLINSEEDINHNITGNASSKPNIEKQKPEAAINNKTSDIQERKDRMNSKRSGIPLPVISNKSQKKNTQNNRVKEKSKSLSELYDYFSNKNGLDGKVKEKSGFALTLTEVRSPEKLQSPVETHREIEVIHNLQRSPTPSPRRNHARVSFTRDGFVMNLLATAPDFELLSPRPLSLLRRHYDWEDLNILPRHTIDQLHNTENWIAAVKATDQLHSTLLNEENVKRVEPAAMSLVQHMWALTDEVPASRAPAEGAICAVVRSASSDCIRMILPSLISRLSKETPPAALPHALLQRIALHHLVELIFEPDIFEESNINNTEESQIRAALCLSRAAGPAAVLAAVRRKLTASERDAFCNKLRERLNKPADNVRTNHEARTSHLPVPTRRRARSTPPAAPPPRPRRLRPLPDSAPLPGISPPARDIVLEPFVAVHRDSGNNEEKQEKEETENENEKETEKLFTTETGNDKNEEENVQRSRTPSIQIEDISEKSIASSETAAETSSVKSIIKETQENSHHDTERSPETKSASAKSSPGATTPSKNSVTSNISSASMRSQNATPEPPSLVIEKPPDRDVRTSLAECMIPARHEDWETIVSSLIETERLAKDEIARAPAASWRAATRSVAAHVRSLRSRVARAACSTMGALFENRGRCLDPELEEATSALLERCADVNRFLRADATTALGRVACGGNCARAGVALVRRGASHRAGPVRAAAAQALTKLVRQQGSSRILDLPIEPRVVILRAAGELLGDASPEARLHAKHLCLALSEDVRFRQMLKDAMPLSRYRAIEKYVDKLRCR